In Oceanotoga teriensis, the genomic window GTTGGAAGAGCAGGAGTTAGATATAAGACATTATCTTCTTTAAGATTTAGAGCAGATCATGCCGCAGCTCAAGATGCTGTTTTTTCTTATGTATCTGATGAGTTTTTAAATGAAATGGGACTTTTCACAGTTCAAAGTAAGTGTAAAACAAAAGATGAATATATAACTAGACCTGATTTAGGAAGGAAAATAAATGAAGAAGGTATTGATCTGATAAAAGAAAAATGTAAAATAAATCCAACAGTACAGATATTAATTGCAGATGGATTAAGTTCTTCAGCTATAGAAGCAAATTTAAAAGATATACTTCCATCAATTGTACAGGGGCTAAAAGGTTTTAATATAGATATTGGAACTACATTTTTTGTAAAACTTGGTAGAGTTGGAGTTATGGATCATGTTTCAGAAATAACGAATGCAGAAGTTACTTGTTTATTAGTTGGAGAAAGGCCAGGGCTTGTTACTGCTGAAAGTATGAGTGCTTATATTGCATACAAAGCTAAAGTTAACATGCCAGAAGCAAGAAGAACAGTTATATCTAACATACATAAAGGTGGTACTTCTGCTGTAGAAGCAGGTGCTCATATTGCTGAGCTTATAAAAACTATGTTAGAGAAAAAAGCAAGTGGAATTGAATTAAAAGCTTAGGAGGTAAACTTATGAAAAATGATGCTTTATATGCAAAAGTATTGAGTACAAAAATAATATCAAATGTAAGTCCTGATCTTGCAAATGAGTTAAAATTAAAATCTCATCATAAAAGTTTAGGTTTGATAAGTGCTGATATAGATGATGTTACATACACTGCTTTAGATGAAGCAACAAAAGCAGCAGATGTTGAGGTTGTTTATGCTAAATCTATGTATGGTGGTTCTGCGAATGCAAATACTAAACTTGCTGGTGAAGTTATAGGTATTATAGCAGGACCAAATCCAGCAGAAGTAAGAAGTGGATTGAATGCTGCGATAGATTTTATTGAAAGTGGAGCACATTTTATATCAGCAAATGAAGATGATTCAATTACATATTATGCTCATTGCGTATCGAGAAGTGGATCATTTTTATCAGAGACAGCTGGAATACAAGAAGGAGAACCTATAGCTTATTTAATAGCACCACCTCTTGAAGCAATGTATGCATTAGATGCTGCATTAAAAGCGGCAGATGTTAAAATGGCTACATTATATGGACCTCCTTCAGAAACAAATTTTGGTGGAGCATTATTAACAGGAAGTCAATCGGCATGTAAGGCAGCATGTGATGCATTTGCACAAGCAGTTCAACAAGTAGCAGAAAATCCTACAAATTATTAAGGCTAAATAATAATGAATGCTTTGGGTTTAATAGAAGTATATGGATATTTGGGTGCTATTGAAGCTGCCGATTCAGCACTTAAAGCTGCAAATGTTAAATTGATTGACTGTGAGAAGGTAAGAGGTGGTTTAGTATGTGTGAAATTAACAGGTGATGTAGGAGCTATAAAAGCTGCTGTAGATGTTGCAGAAGAAAAAACTAAAAATTTGAATGTATATGTATCAAGCCATGTTATCGCTAAACCAGATGATTCATTAAAAAAAATATTAGAAATAAATAAAAAAATAAATACTGAATCAAAAAAAGAAATAATAAAAGAAGAAAAAAGTGAAGTTTCAAAAATAGAAACAGATAATAAAATTATATTTACAAAAGAAGAACTTGAATCAAAAACTGTGGAAGAACTTAGAAGAATGGTAAGAAATATAAAAAGTTCAATGTCAAATAAACAAATAAAGTATGCAAGAAAAGACAAATTAATAGAAGAATTATCCCGTTATTATAAAAGGGGGAATAAATGATGTTGCAGGATAAAGACTTATTATCAATACAAGAAGTAAGAGATTTAGTAAAAAAAGCAAAAGAAGCTCAAAAAATTCTTGCTAATATGAATCAAGAACAGATAAATAAAATAGTAAAAGCAATTTCAGAAGCTGGTTATACAAATAGAGAAAAATTGGCTAAAATGGCTCATGAAGAAACTGGATTTGGAAAATATCAGGATAAAATAGTAAAAAATACATTTGCCAGTAAAGTGGTTTATGAAAATATAAAAGATTTAAAAACTGTAGGTATTTTAAATGAAGATAAAGAAAATAAAATATTAGAAATTGCTGTACCAGTAGGAGTTGTAGCTGGATTAATTCCATCAACAAATCCAACTTCAACTGCAATTTATAAAGCAATGATAGCTTTAAAAGCAGGAAATTCAATAGTTTTTTCACCACATCCAAATGCTAAAAAATGTATATTAGAAACTGTAAAAGTTATAAAAGAAGCTGCTTTAAAAGCAGGAATGCCTGAAGATGCTATTTCTTGTATAAGTATTCCAAGTATGCAAGGAACTACAGAATTGATGAAACATGATGATGTTTCTCTTATACTTGCAACAGGTGGTTCGGCTATGGTAAAAGCTGCCTATAGTTCGGGTACTCCTGCAATAGGTGTTGGACCGGGAAATGGACCAGCTTTTATTGAAAAATCTGCAAATATAAAATTAGCTGTAAAAAGAATAATAGATAGTAAAACATTTGATAATGGTACTATTTGTGCTTCTGAACAATCCATTGTTGTAGAAAAAGAAACTGAAGAAAAAGTTGTAAAAGAATTAAAAGCTCAAGGTGCATATTTTATGACAAAAGAAGAAGCAGACAAATTGTCTAAATTTATCTTGAGATCAAATGGAACTATGAATCCTCAAATAGTTGGTAAAAGTCCACAAGTTATAGCTGATCTTGCTGGAATAAAGATTCCTGAAAATACAAAGGTATTGATAGCCTACGAAGAAAATGTTGGTCCTAAATATCCATATTCAAGAGAAAAATTAGCTCCAATACTTGCTTTCTATGTTGAAAAAGATTGGAAATCGGCATGTGACAGATGTATTCAAGTTTTATACAATGAAGGTGCTGGCCATACAATGATAATTCATAGTGAAAATGAAAAAATAATAAAAGAATTTGCATTGAAAAAACCAGTATCAAGAATTTTAATAAATACTCCAGGTTCATTGGGTGGAATAGGAGGAACAACAAATTTAGTTCCTGCATTAACACTTGGATGTGGTGCTGTTGGAGGAAGTGCTACATCAGATAATATAGGACCTATGAACTTAATAAATATAAGAAGAGCAGTATATGGAATACGTGAACTTGAAGATTTAAAAGAAAATAAAGATTCAAATGAAAACAATAATACAATTTCTGAAGATTATGTAAATTTAATAGTTGAAAAAATAGTACAAAAATTAAAAGAAAAAATAAATTAAATTAATTATTCATCTCAAAGGAGGTTTTACAAATGCCAAGTTCAAATGCATTAGGTATGGTAGAAACAAGAGGATTGGTAGGTTCAATAGAGGCAGCAGATGCAATGGTAAAAGCTGCTAATGTAACATTAGTAGGTAAAGAACATGTTGGTGGTGGATTAGTAACTGTAATGGTAAGAGGTGATGTAGGAGCCGTTAAAGCAGCAACTGATGCAGGAGCAGCAGCAGCAGAAAGAGTTGGGGAATTAGTATCTGTACATGTAATTCCAAGGCCACATTCTGAAGTAGACGCAATATTACCTAAAGTACAAGGTTAATAATTATAAGGCTGTCTCAAACAAAAAATTGAGACAGCCATTTTATAAGGATGTGAAATAATGAGTTTATTAACCGAAAATGAAGTGAAAAAAATTATAAAAGAAAACAAAGATAAAATAATAATAGATGATAAAACTATAATAACTCCTTCAGCTAAAGAGTTAATAGATGGTAAGAAAATAAAACTCATTAGAGAAAAGGAATTGAATAAAGTATTTAAAGATGAAAAAGAAAATAAAAAAAATACACCAAAGTTTAAATATATATATGGTGGTTATTATGATGAAAAACCTGAACATCTTACTCAATTATTTGGTAATAATCTTGTCCCAAAAAATCATAAAAGAATAATTTTTAGAGGTAAAATAGATAGTTTAGAATCTAAAATATTAGAAGTTCAAGTATATTGTAAAAATAATAAAAAAGAAAAACTATTAAAAGATTTAGAAGATGTTCTTATTTTTGTAAGAAAAATTTTAAGAGCAGAAGTATTAGATGAAGAATTAAAAGATTTTAACCTTATAGGTTTAAATGAAGAAGAAATACATGAAATGTCACATTATCCTAAAAAATATTTTGGTATAGGGCATATTTTTCCTGAATATACCATGGGAGATTATGTAATATATTTAAACTCTATTAGAAGTCTTGTAAGAGAAACTGAAATAAGTGCGTACAATGCTTTTTCTAATTCAGAAAATGAAATAAGTAGACTTGATATAATAAAATATTTAAATAGATTAAGTAGTTGCTTATATGTAATGATGTTTAAATATTTATCTGGAAAATATAATTAAATTTAAGAGGTGTACTTTAAATGGAAAAAATTATAGAAAAAATAACTGATAAGGTTATAAATGAATTATTTATAAAAGTAGAAGCTTCTGGAAGACATGTACATCTATCTCAGGAACATTTAGAGTTATTATTTGGAAAAAATTATAAATTAACAAAAACTAAAGATCTTTCACAGCCTGGTCAATATGCTTGTGAAGAAAGAGTGACCTTAATAGGTCCAAAAGGAAAAATAGAAAATGTTGTTATTTTAGGACCTGTTAGAAAAAATACTCAAGTAGAAGTTTCTAAAACAGATCTTAGACCATTGGGATTAAATGCTCCAATTAGAGAATCTGGAGATATAAAAGGTTCTGGTTCAATAAAGATAAAAACAGAAAAAACTGAATTAGAAATAAAAGAAGGACTAATAATAGCTAAAAGACATATTCATATGACTCCAGAAGATGCTAAAAAACATGGAGTTAAAGATAAAGAAATAGTAAATGTAAAAATTTTTTCAAATAGACCTTTAATATTTGAGGATGTAGTTATAAGAGTTAGTGATAATTATAAAACTTTTATGCATATAGATTATGATGAAGCAAATGCATGTGGATTCAAGAAAGACACTTTAGCAATTATAAAAAAGTAGCTATAAGGTGGGGAAAAACTTGAATACTAAAGAATTAGTTGAATTAATAACTGTTGAGGTAATTAAAAGATTAAAATTAAAAAATAAAAAGAAATTATTGGTTTTAAATGAAGGATTTAAAAGTTTAGATGATTTATTAACAGATTATGAAATAATTCATTATTCTGAAGATCTTGAATTAAAAGATTTTGATGAAATTTATTTAGGAAAAATGGATTTAAAGATGATTTCACATTTGGCCAATGGAATAATAATAAATGAAATAGAAGATTTAATTTTAAAATCTCTTCTGAAGGATAAAAAAATATTTTTATTTTCTGAAGATATAGAATTAAAAAAATTCAATAATACTAAAAACACAAATTTATATAAAATTTTTAATCAAAATATTGAAAATATAAAAAATATCGGAATAATAATATTAGATGAAAAAATAGATATAAAAGAAAATATAAACATTAATACAAAATATAAAAATGAAGTTAAAGAAGAAGATTCAATAATTTTAAAAAATAAATTAATAACAGAAAATGAGTTAAAAAAATTAGGATTAAAAAATGGATCGAAAATAAATATTGGAAATAAATCCATAATAACTCCTCTTGCAAAAGATTATATAAGAATACATAAAATAAGACTGACTAAAAGTCAGGAGGAAAAAATATGATTATTGCAAAGGTAATCGGAAATATATGGGCTACGAGAAAAGATGAAAAATTAAATGGATTTAAATTTTTAGTTGTTAAACAATGTAACACTCAAACAGATAATCAATTTGTTGCAGCAGATATGATTGGTGCTGGAATAGGGGATACTGTACTAATAACAAAAGGAAGTTCGGCAAGGAATTCTCTTGAAAATACAAATATACCAATTGATGCAGTAATTGTTGGGATAATAGATAGCCTTGAAGTGGATGAAGGATTATTAAAATAAAGGTGATTATATTATGTTTAAATCAATTGGAATAATAGAAACGAGATCAATAGCTTTTGGTTATGAAATAGCGGACAAATTATTAAAAGATTATGATGTTGAACTATTACAATGTAAAACAAAATGTCCAGGGAAATTTATTATAATAATATGTTCAGATACTCAAAATGTAAACGATGCAATTATTAGTATAAAAAGACATAAAAATTTAATAGGGAATTTGTTGATTTCAGATGCTCATCAAAAATTAATAGATGGCTTAAAAAATAAATTTGATACATATAAAAATGGTGCAATAGGTATAGTAGAATCTTTAGATATAGTTACAGGTATTAATAGTCTTAATAAAATTTTAAAAAATAATAATGTAAATTTACTAAAATTAAATCCATCGATTATGATAGGTGGAAAATGCTATTTCATAATAAATGGAGATCTTAGTTCTGTAGAACAGGCAATATTTGGGGGCATAGATAAAAAAAGATTACAAACAAGTGTAATAGCAAATCCTGATACAGAATTAATAAGTAAATTATAAAATGGGGAGGAAAACAAATGGAAATAATAAATACTATTATAATAGATATAATGGTTGTATTTATGGCTTTAGGAGCTATTGATAAATGTTTGGGAAACAAATTTGGTTTGGGTGAAAAGTTTGAAGAAGGTTTCATGGCTATGGGAGCTTTGACAGTTGCTATGGTTGGAGTTATTTCATTGGCACCGGTATTAAAAAATATATTAGAACCAGTTATAGTACCAGTTTATAAATTTTTAGGAGCAGATCCTTCAATGTTTGCAACAACATTGCTTGCTTGTGATATGGGTGGGTATCCATTAGCTATGGAACTTGCTTTAACAGAAGAAGCAGGAAAGTTTGCTGGAATAATTCTTGGATCTATGATGGGACCAACTATTGTTTTTACAATACCTGTTGCATTGGGAATAATAAAAAAAGAAGATCATAAATATCTTGCTACTGGAGTTTTAGCAGGTATAATAACTATACCAATTGGAACTTTAGTTGGTGGACTCGTTGCTGGATACAGTATAATAATGATTTTAAGAAATTTAGTACCTATAATAATATTTGCTGTTTTAATAGCAATTGGATTAAAATTAATCCCTGAAAAAATGATAAAAGGTTTCAATGTTTTTGGAAAAATAGTAGTTATAATAATAACTCTTGGTCTTGCTGCTATAATTATAGAAACATTAACAGGTCTTGTTATAATACCTGGAATGAAACCAATATCTGAAGGTATAAAAGTAGTGGGAGATATAGCAATAGTACTTGCTGGAGCATTTCCTATGGTATATGTTATAACTAAAGTATTTAAAAAACCTTTAATGAAATTAGGAAAAACTTTGGGAATGAATGAAATAGCTGCTGCTGGTATGGTTGCAACGCTTGCTAATAACATTCCTATGTTCGGTATGATGAAAGATATGAATGCAAGAGGAAAAGTAATAAATGTAGCTTTTGCGGTTAGTGCATCTTTTGTGTTTGGAGACCATTTAGGTTTTACAGCCGGTGTAGAGAAGGGTATGATATTTCCTATGATTGTTGGAAAACTTGTTGGTGGAATTACTGCAGTTGTTTTAGCTTGTTTTATAGCTTCAAGAAGTTCTCTTGTAAAAGAATAAGGAGTTGTTAAAATGGAAATAAATAAAGAAATTATAGAAAATATAGTTAGAGAAATTTTAACAGAAGGATTAAAAAATAATTCAGAAATAAAGAAAAATATAGAACCTTTGTCAGGAATTCTTTCTGTTGATATGAATACAGTTAAACCAGAAAAATTTGATACTGGAAAAGAAGGAGATCAAGTTTATTTAAAAGACATATTAACATTAGAAGAAAGTCCAAGACTTGGAGCAGGTTTAATGGAAATGAAAGAGACAACATTCGATTGGACTTTAGAATATGATGAGGTTGATTATATAATAGAAGGTACACTTGAAATCAATATAAACGGCAAAAAAGTTAAGGCCAGTGCCGGAAATGTAATATTTATACCTAAAGGATCATCAATACAATTTTGTGTGCCAGATTACGCCAAATTTCTATATGTTACCTATCCAGCAGATTGGGCATCTCAAAAGTAATATTAATTGACCTAAAAAAATAGGAGACATTTTATAAATGTCTCCTATTCGAACATATTAATTTTTTACAATAATTCTTTTTTCAATATTAGAATTTTCTATAGTTCCTAAATGCATTATATATTCTTTTAAAACATCTGCAGCTACAAAACCTGTATCATAACCATTTAAACCCTTTAACATTTTATAGCCATCTCCACCAGATGCTAAATAATTATTTGTTGCTACATTATATACTTTGTTGATATCGAGAGGTTCTCCATTTATCATTATATTATTAGCTTTTCCATCTACTATTTCAAAGGTTACACCTGAAACATGTAATTTTGCACCTTGACCATCTGGTATTGTTGCTGCAAAATCTAATACTTCTTTTACTGTATTTCCATTTAATTTCATAACATAAACTGTATTTCCAAAAGGAAGAACTGTTAATATATCCCTATAAGAAATATCACCTTTATCAATGGAAGCTCTTATACCTCCACCATTCATAAAACCAAAATCTGAATCTGTTTTCCATACCATAGAATCAACAATTAAATGACCTAAATTGGTTTCTCCACTTCTAACATGATTTCTTTCACCATCAAGATATACATTAGTTACTCCAACTTTTTCATTCAATTTTTCAGCACCCATATTATAATACATATCTGCTATCATCTTTATAAAAGGATCTTCTTTTATCTGTGAATTTACAGGTATCTGCTGAGCTTTCCAATCGATTACTCTTCCATCTTCTATCCACATATCAACTCTTCCAACATATTTTCCCCATTCTCCTGACTGAGTTAATATGGTATTGTTTATCATTTCAGGATTTTCCAATAAAGTATGAGAATGACCATCAACTATCAAAGCTATATCATTTCTATTCAATGCAATTTCATTTGATGTTGTATAGCCAACTGGAAGATTAGGTTTATTACCACTATAATAACCTAAATGGCTCAAAACTATTTGAATATCTGATTTTTCTTTAAGAACAGGCATATAATCATTTAAAGCTTCATAAGCACTTGAAAACATATTATTTTCAAGATAAAGAGATTCTAATACAGTTGTTTGTTCTGTTGTTAAGCCGATAATACCAACTTTTAAATCTCCAAAATCTTTAACTATATAAGGATCAAAAATAGGATATAAATTTTTATCTACAAAATTAGCACTTAAAAAAGGAAATCCTGCATATCTCTGTTGCATTTTTAAAGTGTTAAGAGGAATGTCAAATTCATGATTACCAAGAACCATTGCATCTGCACCCATATAATGTAAAGCTACAAAATCTGGTATAGCATCTAATTGATCTGATTCTGGTACACCTGTGTTAACATCACCAGCATGTAAAAATAAAACATGGCCACCCTTTTTCTCCACTTCAGCTTTTACATCATTAACAATAGTTGCAATTCTTGCAAATCCTCCGATATCTTTATCAAAAGACCATACATGTCCATGTGTATCATTTACATGGAGAACAGTCAACTGAACAGGTTCAGCAAATAAAGATAATGCGATTAATAAAATGATAAATAGTCCTACTACTTTCTTCACCTATATCCCCTCCCGGTTAGATTTAAAGGTTTTTTAATACTATTTCACCAACATTAACACCAAGAACATCTGCTATAGTTTTGCATTTTGCCATTAATATATAAAAAATATTTCCATTTTCAAATTCAAGTCCTTCAAAATTACCTTGTCCTTTTGAAATTATAACATCTGAATTATCAAAAATATTTTTAAAAGCAGTATTTACATTAGATAAAATAGTTCCAGGATATATAGAACCACTTTCAATTGGAATTGAAACTTCTTTCAAATTTATCTCTTCTGTATCTTTTAAAGTAGCATCATTTATTATTGGAGTACTTCTGACTGCTGAATGAATCATTAAATCTGGGTACTTATCTTTTATCACCTTTATTAGTATCTTGTCAAGTACAATTTCGCCAGCATTATCATGAATAAATAGCAATGAATTTGCATTTTTTAATTTTTCATCTAAAATATCAAAATCATTAATACTAAATTCTCTGTTTTTTGTTAAATTTTCTATTTCCCACTCTAGTTCTCCAAAAGAATTTTTTATGCCATAATCTATAAGATTTCCCACTGCAGATAATTTTGTGGCAAGTTTTATAGGATTTTTACTATTTCTACAAAATTCTAATAAATCATCATACATTTCAAGAAAAATTTGATTAGAATTAGTTTTTTCATTTTCATAATAATCCCTTTTCCCAAATAACTCATAAAATTTATCATACATATTTAAAGATATTTCAATGGGTTTTAAACCATAAAAAGAATTATCTACAACACTTTTTAAAATATCTTTATAAGCATTAAATAGCTCTTCTTCAGTATAATCATTTATTTTTTTTACTTTATTGATTAAATTAAGTCCATTTTTGGCGACACAGTTTAAACACTCATAACTTGCTTTCATAAAAAACACGCTCCTAATATTATTATATAACATTATTATATAATATATAAATTAAATTAAGTTTTGTTATTATTATTGTTATTAAATCTTTATGTTAAAAATATCTTTCTATTGAGACGCTTTTCATACATACTTTTAACAGAAAAACAATAAATTTTTTCTATACTTTTTACGGTATAATGTGATATAATAATTTGGTTTGATGTTTATTTCAAATCATTATTGTTACTTATATTTATTGACATTAAAACATTTTTATGTTTATAATTAATGTTGAGAAAAATCTAAATTTTGTAGAATATATAAAGGGAGGTAAGTACATTGAAAAGAACATATCAGCCATCAAGAATAAAAAGAAAGAGAACACACGGTTTCTTAGTTAGAAAAAGAACAAAAGCTGGTAGTAGTGTATTGAGAAGAAGAAGAGCTAAAGGAAGAAAAAGATTAGCAGTTTAAGGATGAACACTCAAAGATTATACAAAAATGAACGTCTGAGACTAAGAAGAGATTTCAAGAATCTTTTTAACGATAAGGGAAGAGCAGTTTCTTCATATTTTGTTCTCGTTTACAAAGAGAATGGACTTGATCATTGTAGAATTGGAATATCAGTCAAAAAAAAATTTGGGAAAGCTCATCTCAGAAATAAAGTTAGAAGATATATAAAGGAAGTTTACAGAAAAAACAAAGAAGATTTTCCATTTGGCTATGATATTTTATTTATACCAAGAAAAGGATTATCTGATTGTTTTAAAAATGTAAATTATCATGATATTGAAAATATGATTTTTAATGTTGTGGGTAAGATAAAATGAAATTTATAGTACTCGCGCTCATAGATTTTTATAGAAAAATCATATCCCCTTTAAAACCTCCAACCTGTAGGTTTACACCAACATGTTCCACTTACACATATACTGCTGTGGAAAGGTTTGGTGTTTTTAAAGGGTTATATCTCGGTCTCAGACGTATTTTAAGATGTCATCCTTTTAATCCTGGTGGTGAAGATCCAGTGCCAGTAAAATTTTCGTTCTTTTTAAGCAAAGTAAATGATAACAATAAGACCAGAAGGGGTGCTTGAATTGAAAAAGTATTTATTAATAATAGGACTTTTGGTCCTAAGTATTTTTGCATTTGCTTTACCATCTATAGATGTTACTGAGAATGCGACCGATAATTCTTTGAAGATTGATATGAAACTTATGAATATTGAACTTGACAAATTAGGGCATATGAAAAATGTTTCCGTTGTAGAATTTAAAATAAAAAAATTCAATACTATTTATGAATATTTAAATGATTCATTCGATATTATTGATCCGGAAACTCAAGAAGAAATTTTGCCAGATAATTATAGTTACAGAATCGATGCAGATGAAAAATTTATAGAAGTATCTTATTTTTATGGAAATACAGGAGTTAAAACTTATAGATTTTATAATGATCCAAACTTTCATTTTGATTTAGAACTAAATAATTTAGAGGGATATGTAAAAATTCCTACAATTTCTTATCAACCTGGAATAAGAATTATGGATTCAAGAATGATTTCTTATATAGAAAAATTACCAGATACTGGTAAGAAGTTTAAAGCTTTATTTGCAATTGATGCACCATCTAAAATTGAAAATAATTTAAGTTTTTATACACAGGGGAAAACAAATGCAAAAATTTATATGGGACCATTTAAAAGGACTTTTGTAAAAGAAACCTTTTCTGAAAATACTTATAACGACATAAAAACCATGTTAAAAGAAGTTGGAGCATTAGGTTGGTTATCATCTATTTTTTATTGGTTTGTTGAATTTTTATGGTGGCTTTATAATATAACTGGAAATTTTGGTTGGGCTATAATAATATTTACAGTTATAATAAGATTAGTATTGTATCCTTTATATCATAAACAAACAAAGTCTATGGTTCAAATGAGA contains:
- a CDS encoding BMC domain-containing protein, translated to MNALGLIEVYGYLGAIEAADSALKAANVKLIDCEKVRGGLVCVKLTGDVGAIKAAVDVAEEKTKNLNVYVSSHVIAKPDDSLKKILEINKKINTESKKEIIKEEKSEVSKIETDNKIIFTKEELESKTVEELRRMVRNIKSSMSNKQIKYARKDKLIEELSRYYKRGNK
- a CDS encoding BMC domain-containing protein, coding for MFKSIGIIETRSIAFGYEIADKLLKDYDVELLQCKTKCPGKFIIIICSDTQNVNDAIISIKRHKNLIGNLLISDAHQKLIDGLKNKFDTYKNGAIGIVESLDIVTGINSLNKILKNNNVNLLKLNPSIMIGGKCYFIINGDLSSVEQAIFGGIDKKRLQTSVIANPDTELISKL
- a CDS encoding BMC domain-containing protein → MPSSNALGMVETRGLVGSIEAADAMVKAANVTLVGKEHVGGGLVTVMVRGDVGAVKAATDAGAAAAERVGELVSVHVIPRPHSEVDAILPKVQG
- the eutL gene encoding ethanolamine utilization microcompartment protein EutL, encoding MKNDALYAKVLSTKIISNVSPDLANELKLKSHHKSLGLISADIDDVTYTALDEATKAADVEVVYAKSMYGGSANANTKLAGEVIGIIAGPNPAEVRSGLNAAIDFIESGAHFISANEDDSITYYAHCVSRSGSFLSETAGIQEGEPIAYLIAPPLEAMYALDAALKAADVKMATLYGPPSETNFGGALLTGSQSACKAACDAFAQAVQQVAENPTNY
- the eutD gene encoding ethanolamine utilization phosphate acetyltransferase EutD, yielding MEKIIEKITDKVINELFIKVEASGRHVHLSQEHLELLFGKNYKLTKTKDLSQPGQYACEERVTLIGPKGKIENVVILGPVRKNTQVEVSKTDLRPLGLNAPIRESGDIKGSGSIKIKTEKTELEIKEGLIIAKRHIHMTPEDAKKHGVKDKEIVNVKIFSNRPLIFEDVVIRVSDNYKTFMHIDYDEANACGFKKDTLAIIKK
- the eutC gene encoding ethanolamine ammonia-lyase subunit EutC, producing the protein MQLESSELKKLVEQVLNEMTSGNTEKVKEEVINKVQQTNNITSDSNIEEGCIEDITETDLKTQLLVENPADREGYLKMKQNTPARIGVGRAGVRYKTLSSLRFRADHAAAQDAVFSYVSDEFLNEMGLFTVQSKCKTKDEYITRPDLGRKINEEGIDLIKEKCKINPTVQILIADGLSSSAIEANLKDILPSIVQGLKGFNIDIGTTFFVKLGRVGVMDHVSEITNAEVTCLLVGERPGLVTAESMSAYIAYKAKVNMPEARRTVISNIHKGGTSAVEAGAHIAELIKTMLEKKASGIELKA
- a CDS encoding acetaldehyde dehydrogenase (acetylating); this encodes MMLQDKDLLSIQEVRDLVKKAKEAQKILANMNQEQINKIVKAISEAGYTNREKLAKMAHEETGFGKYQDKIVKNTFASKVVYENIKDLKTVGILNEDKENKILEIAVPVGVVAGLIPSTNPTSTAIYKAMIALKAGNSIVFSPHPNAKKCILETVKVIKEAALKAGMPEDAISCISIPSMQGTTELMKHDDVSLILATGGSAMVKAAYSSGTPAIGVGPGNGPAFIEKSANIKLAVKRIIDSKTFDNGTICASEQSIVVEKETEEKVVKELKAQGAYFMTKEEADKLSKFILRSNGTMNPQIVGKSPQVIADLAGIKIPENTKVLIAYEENVGPKYPYSREKLAPILAFYVEKDWKSACDRCIQVLYNEGAGHTMIIHSENEKIIKEFALKKPVSRILINTPGSLGGIGGTTNLVPALTLGCGAVGGSATSDNIGPMNLINIRRAVYGIRELEDLKENKDSNENNNTISEDYVNLIVEKIVQKLKEKIN
- the eutH gene encoding ethanolamine utilization protein EutH, encoding MEIINTIIIDIMVVFMALGAIDKCLGNKFGLGEKFEEGFMAMGALTVAMVGVISLAPVLKNILEPVIVPVYKFLGADPSMFATTLLACDMGGYPLAMELALTEEAGKFAGIILGSMMGPTIVFTIPVALGIIKKEDHKYLATGVLAGIITIPIGTLVGGLVAGYSIIMILRNLVPIIIFAVLIAIGLKLIPEKMIKGFNVFGKIVVIIITLGLAAIIIETLTGLVIIPGMKPISEGIKVVGDIAIVLAGAFPMVYVITKVFKKPLMKLGKTLGMNEIAAAGMVATLANNIPMFGMMKDMNARGKVINVAFAVSASFVFGDHLGFTAGVEKGMIFPMIVGKLVGGITAVVLACFIASRSSLVKE
- a CDS encoding cobalamin adenosyltransferase — its product is MSLLTENEVKKIIKENKDKIIIDDKTIITPSAKELIDGKKIKLIREKELNKVFKDEKENKKNTPKFKYIYGGYYDEKPEHLTQLFGNNLVPKNHKRIIFRGKIDSLESKILEVQVYCKNNKKEKLLKDLEDVLIFVRKILRAEVLDEELKDFNLIGLNEEEIHEMSHYPKKYFGIGHIFPEYTMGDYVIYLNSIRSLVRETEISAYNAFSNSENEISRLDIIKYLNRLSSCLYVMMFKYLSGKYN
- a CDS encoding EutN/CcmL family microcompartment protein; this encodes MIIAKVIGNIWATRKDEKLNGFKFLVVKQCNTQTDNQFVAADMIGAGIGDTVLITKGSSARNSLENTNIPIDAVIVGIIDSLEVDEGLLK
- a CDS encoding cupin domain-containing protein — protein: MEINKEIIENIVREILTEGLKNNSEIKKNIEPLSGILSVDMNTVKPEKFDTGKEGDQVYLKDILTLEESPRLGAGLMEMKETTFDWTLEYDEVDYIIEGTLEININGKKVKASAGNVIFIPKGSSIQFCVPDYAKFLYVTYPADWASQK